One window of Lemur catta isolate mLemCat1 chromosome 3, mLemCat1.pri, whole genome shotgun sequence genomic DNA carries:
- the CTTNBP2NL gene encoding CTTNBP2 N-terminal-like protein has translation MNLEKLSKPELLTLFSILEGELEARDLVIEALKAQHRDTFIEERYGKYNISDPLMALQRDFETLKEKNDGEKQPVCTNPLSVLKVVMKQCKNMQERMLSQLAAAESRHRKVILDLEEERQRHAQDTADGDDVTYMLEKERERLTQQLEFEKSQVKKFEKEQKKLSSQLEEERSRHKQLSSMLVLECKKATSKAAEEGQKAGELSLKLEKEKSRVSKLEEELAAERKRGLQTEAQVEKQLSEFDIEREQLRAKLNREENRTKTLKEEMESLKKIVKDLEASHQHSSPDEQLKKTVTMSKGTATEPLMLVSAFCQTESFQAERTHGSHIAKMTNTGLPGPTTPTSSYAKTNGHCEPEIQTTRELTVGNSVENQVPPREKSVALVQEKPVENGGCPVGIETTVPMPSHLPSSGSSLSPSSTASSSLTSSPCSSPVLTKRLLGSSASSPSYQSSYQVGINQRFHAARHKFQSQADQDQQASGLQSPPSRDLSPTLIDNSAAKQLARNTVTQVLSRFTSQQGPIKPVSPNSSPFGTDYRNLANAANPRGDTSHSPTPGKVSSPLSPLSPGIKSPTIPRAERGNPPPIPPKKPGLTPSPSATTPLTKLHSQASSLTATEDLAGSCSSNAVVANGKDVEILLPTSS, from the exons gcCCAGCACAGAGATACTTTCATTGAAGAGCGCTATGGAAAATATAACATCAGTGATCCTTTAATGGCTCTACAGAGAGATTTTGAAACactgaaggagaaaaatgatgGCGAAAAGCAGCCGGTCTGCACAAACCCACTCTCCGTTCTTAAGGTGGTGATGAAGCAATGCAAGAACATGCAGGAGCGCATGCTGTCCCAGCTGGCCGCTGCTGAGAGCAGGCACCGAAAG gtGATCCTAGACCTTGAGGAAGAAAGGCAAAGGCATGCACAGGATACAGCTGACGGAGATGATGTCACCTACAtgctagagaaagagagagagaggctgactCAACAG ttggAATTTGAAAAGTCCCAagtgaaaaagtttgaaaaagaacagaagaagcTCTCTAGCCAGCTGGAAGAGGAGCGCTCCCGCCACAAGCAGCTCTCATCCATGCTGGTGCTTGAGTGCAAGAAAGCCACCAGCAAGGCAGCTGAGGAGGGGCAGAAAGCAGGGGAACTGAGCCTGAAATTGGAGAAGGAGAAGAGCCGGGTGAGTAAActggaggaggagctggcagcTGAGAGAAAGCGAGGCTTGCAGACTGAGGCCCAGGTGGAGAAGCAGTTGTCTGAGTTTGACATCGAAAGGGAACAACTGAGAGCAAAACTGAACCGAGAAGAGAACCGGACCAAAACtctgaaagaagaaatggaaagtttGAAAAAGATAGTGAAGGACCTAGAGGCTTCCCATCAGCACAGTAGCCCTGATGAGCAACTAAAGAAAACAGTAACCATGTCCAAAGGCACAGCAACTGAGCCTCTCATGCTAGTGTCTGCATTTTGCCAAACCGAGAGTTTTCAGGCAGAAAGAACCCATGGGAGCCACATAGCTAAGATGACAAACACTGGGCTGCCTGGCCCCACCACTCCTACTTCCTCTTATGCAAAAACCAATGGCCATTGTGAACCGGAGATACAAACTACCAGGGAGCTGACTGTAGGCAACAGTGTAGAAAACCAAGTGCCTCCACGGGAGAAATCTGTGGCATTGGTCCAAGAGAAACCAGTGGAGAATGGTGGGTGTCCTGTGGGAATTGAGACTACAGTCCCAATGCCCAGTCACCTCCCTTCCAGTGGGAGCTCGCTGTCTCCCAGCAGCACAGCCTCCTCCTCTCTAACATCCTCTCCTTGCTCTTCACCAGTATTAACTAAGCGTTTATTGGGGTCATCAGCTAGCAGCCCCAGCTACCAGTCATCCTACCAAGTGGGGATCAACCAGCGGTTCCACGCAGCTCGGCACAAGTTTCAGTCCCAAGCGGATCAGGACCAGCAAGCCAGTGGTCTCCAGAGTCCTCCGTCCAGGGACCTGTCTCCCACCCTCATAGACAACTCTGCCGCCAAGCAGCTGGCCCGAAACACAGTCACTCAGGTGCTCTCCAGATTCACTAGCCAACAAGGACCAATCAAGCCGGTCTCTCCCAACAGCTCTCCCTTTGGCACAGACTACCGAAATCTGGCCAACGCTGCCAATCCAAGAGGTGACACCAGCCATTCACCTACTCCAGGGAAAGTGTCCAGTCCTCTGAGCCCCCTGTCTCCAGGGATCAAGTCCCCTACCATCCCCAGAGCTGAGAGAGGAAACCCTCCACCTATCCCACCCAAGAAACCTGGCCTCACCCCCTCTCCATCTGCTACCACTCCACTGACCAAACTTCATTCCCAAGCATCCTCTTTGACCGCCACAGAAGACCTTGCCGGCAGCTGCTCTTCTAATGCTGTCGTAGCCAATGGCAAGGATGTCGAGATACTTCTGCCTACCAGCAGCTAG